The Gadus macrocephalus chromosome 20, ASM3116895v1 genome includes a region encoding these proteins:
- the hspb9l gene encoding heat shock protein beta-11 yields MLCPSVFQPSQVNMGLMPIMDLHWPIRSLWPETRPIFYQMEQEMFRHMQEMRHNMEFMDRLHQKIFEEIEQSHSSLSSSSSSSVYKPIAFQVGKDSGNFALSLDTKDFSPEELSVKQVGRKLRVSGKTERKQDDGKGSFSFRCQEFRQEFDVPEGVDPDNITCSLAAGQLQIHAPRESIGDGKERVVPIQFTPAITSSQKDEGAASPSPASTETSAKAD; encoded by the coding sequence ATGCTCTGCCCCAGCGTGTTCCAGCCCTCCCAGGTCAACATGGGCCTCATGCCCATCATGGACCTGCACTGGCCCATCCGCAGCCTGTGGCCCGAGACCAGGCCCATCTTCTACCAGATGGAGCAGGAGATGTTCCGCCACATGCAGGAGATGAGGCACAACATGGAGTTTATGGATCGCCTTCACCAGAAGATCTTCGAGGAGATCGAGCAGTCTCACTCTTCCTTgagctcctcctcgtcctcctccgtcTACAAGCCCATCGCCTTCCAGGTGGGGAAGGACAGCGGCAACTTTGCCCTCAGCCTGGACACCAAGGACTTCTCCCCGGAGGAGTTGTCCGTCAAGCAGGTGGGCCGCAAGCTGCGGGTCAGCGGCAAGACGGAGCGGAAGCAGGACGACGGAAAGGGCTCCTTCTCCTTCCGTTGCCAGGAGTTCAGGCAGGAGTTTGACGTGCCAGAGGGGGTGGACCCCGACAACATCACCTGCTCCCTGGCGGCGGGACAGCTGCAGATCCACGCCCCCCGCGAGAGTATCGGCgatgggaaggagagagtggtgCCCATCCAGTTCACCCCGGCCATCACCTCCTCACAGAAGGACGAGGGAGCCGCCAGCCCCAGCCCAGCCTCCACAGAGACCTCAGCCAAGGCGGACTGA